One genomic window of Caldivirga maquilingensis IC-167 includes the following:
- a CDS encoding potassium channel family protein, with translation MPIIQLNVYRLMRRIRRVLRSLVVYVILMFMAVLFIGALGIYLVEHGHNPGIRNFFDAIWFVMETITTVGYGDIVPQTTVGRVLDMVIMPIGIAVISILTASIATLLTERAMEKMGGMKSSSKGNHVVILGEPERAINLIKALIKLMDESGKFIDIVYVSEFEKPPNLPKDVEFIKGNPTLKDTLIRANVDKASSLIILPQGDSASADARTLMEVVVARSINPSLYIVAELLNEGNAEYVLKAGADEAIAVGSLTTIAMANEIIYRGSLKAIMRLLRGNSEILVINSSKYTGLSFKDALIRVREDESGILIGVLRNNEVLISPSDELIIKPGDELIIIKSMNIK, from the coding sequence ATGCCTATTATACAATTGAATGTGTATAGGCTAATGAGGAGGATTAGGAGAGTGTTGAGAAGCCTAGTAGTTTACGTAATATTAATGTTTATGGCTGTGTTGTTCATAGGTGCATTAGGCATTTATCTGGTTGAGCATGGTCATAACCCTGGTATTAGGAACTTTTTCGATGCCATTTGGTTCGTCATGGAGACTATAACCACCGTGGGTTACGGGGATATTGTTCCTCAAACCACTGTGGGTAGGGTTTTGGATATGGTTATAATGCCAATTGGTATAGCGGTAATAAGCATATTAACAGCATCAATAGCCACCTTATTAACTGAGAGGGCTATGGAGAAGATGGGTGGTATGAAGTCAAGCAGTAAGGGTAATCATGTGGTTATTCTGGGTGAGCCTGAGAGGGCTATCAACTTAATTAAGGCTTTGATTAAATTAATGGATGAGTCAGGTAAATTCATTGATATAGTTTACGTAAGTGAATTTGAAAAACCACCTAACTTACCTAAGGATGTTGAATTCATTAAGGGTAACCCAACGCTTAAGGATACTTTAATTAGGGCTAATGTTGATAAGGCATCATCACTAATAATCCTACCCCAGGGGGATTCTGCTTCAGCGGATGCTAGGACACTTATGGAGGTTGTGGTGGCTAGGAGCATTAACCCAAGCCTCTACATAGTGGCTGAGCTCCTCAATGAGGGTAATGCGGAGTATGTACTTAAGGCTGGAGCCGATGAAGCAATAGCCGTGGGGTCATTAACAACAATAGCTATGGCGAATGAAATCATTTATAGGGGATCATTAAAGGCAATAATGAGGCTACTTAGAGGTAACAGTGAAATCTTAGTTATTAACTCAAGCAAGTACACTGGGTTGAGTTTCAAGGATGCCCTCATTAGGGTGAGGGAAGATGAGTCGGGAATACTCATTGGTGTTCTCAGAAATAATGAGGTGTTAATAAGCCCAAGTGATGAACTAATTATTAAACCAGGTGATGAATTAATAATAATTAAATCAATGAACATTAAGTAG
- a CDS encoding class I SAM-dependent methyltransferase, with product MREVKEAYERIAEVYGESRRSPWVSVFNKLPVRQYGVVIDVGCGNSSNTRYAVSVIQHRLYVACDVAYNMVKNLHDELGGEVEYINCDARLLPLRSSSVDLYITIAMLHHLSRSDRDSAYAEARRVLKNGGVFLATVWGCGNADCDKVIKWSWGLKEPVNRYYHLFTKGELDSEVSVNLRIMLTDEVHIGRRVNYLVLAVRENT from the coding sequence ATGAGGGAAGTAAAGGAAGCCTACGAGAGGATAGCTGAGGTTTATGGGGAATCAAGGAGGAGTCCATGGGTCTCAGTTTTCAATAAGTTACCTGTTAGGCAATATGGGGTGGTTATTGATGTTGGCTGCGGAAATAGTTCCAACACACGTTATGCAGTCTCAGTGATTCAGCATAGACTCTACGTGGCCTGCGACGTGGCATATAACATGGTTAAGAACCTCCATGATGAGTTAGGGGGTGAAGTCGAGTACATTAACTGTGACGCCAGGCTACTGCCCCTTAGATCCTCGTCAGTAGACCTTTACATAACCATAGCCATGCTTCACCACTTAAGCAGAAGTGATAGGGATTCAGCGTATGCCGAGGCTAGGAGGGTATTGAAGAATGGTGGAGTATTCCTGGCTACAGTATGGGGTTGCGGTAATGCCGACTGTGATAAGGTTATTAAGTGGTCATGGGGCCTTAAGGAACCTGTCAACAGGTACTACCACTTATTCACTAAGGGTGAATTGGATAGCGAGGTGTCGGTTAACTTAAGGATTATGCTTACGGATGAAGTACACATTGGGCGTAGGGTTAATTACCTAGTCTTAGCTGTGAGGGAAAATACCTAG
- a CDS encoding ATP-binding protein, whose amino-acid sequence MIVSLSVEEEGGVSATINLMPVTLITGAPGSGKSRLINILWNTFSNMGVNAKSKINWLGKVSIMVRVRINDESAGKVTGLELKDPEAHLEYVIEYNGKSLRQIIKTSDKALLVLEADDSRSMITHPIEAPVADAWSLISEDALRVPEGEASVLISSNEDALESSRVLMGLIRGELMNHRVHMLGPYFEYDGKEQSLSHVDNIGRNGDGVIRALAEIFMNPRFDSDVGLLRKAMAKLGYRSLRVGLFNGNVALGFRDSKGNYRIGAPLPCHLRTILAVSTQVMLMNRGDILLVDNLDYCMSNETWDVLMSLLAELAKDKYIIAEVHNYELVRRINLSNVVYSVVST is encoded by the coding sequence ATGATAGTCAGCTTAAGTGTTGAGGAGGAGGGTGGTGTCTCAGCTACGATTAACCTAATGCCGGTAACCTTAATTACTGGAGCCCCTGGTTCAGGTAAATCTAGGTTAATTAACATACTTTGGAACACATTCTCCAACATGGGTGTTAACGCTAAGTCTAAGATTAATTGGCTTGGTAAAGTCAGCATAATGGTTAGGGTTAGAATTAATGATGAATCAGCCGGCAAGGTGACTGGGCTTGAGTTGAAGGATCCTGAAGCCCACTTGGAGTATGTAATTGAGTACAACGGTAAGTCACTTAGGCAGATTATTAAGACCAGTGATAAGGCTTTACTTGTTCTTGAGGCTGATGACTCAAGGTCAATGATAACCCACCCCATTGAAGCCCCTGTGGCTGATGCATGGAGCCTTATCAGTGAAGATGCCTTAAGGGTACCTGAGGGGGAGGCATCAGTATTAATAAGTAGTAATGAGGATGCCTTGGAGTCCTCAAGGGTATTAATGGGTTTAATTAGGGGTGAGTTAATGAATCATAGGGTTCATATGCTAGGCCCCTACTTTGAGTATGATGGTAAGGAGCAGTCCTTAAGCCATGTTGATAACATTGGTAGGAATGGGGATGGGGTTATTAGGGCCTTGGCTGAGATTTTCATGAACCCCAGGTTTGATAGTGATGTTGGATTACTTAGGAAGGCTATGGCTAAGCTTGGTTACAGATCCCTTAGGGTTGGTTTATTTAATGGTAATGTAGCCTTAGGCTTCAGGGATAGTAAAGGTAACTACAGGATTGGGGCACCGTTACCATGTCACCTTAGGACTATTCTGGCTGTTTCAACCCAGGTGATGCTCATGAATAGAGGTGATATACTCCTGGTGGATAATTTAGATTACTGCATGAGTAATGAAACATGGGACGTCTTAATGAGTCTACTGGCTGAGTTAGCTAAGGATAAGTACATTATTGCTGAGGTTCATAATTATGAATTAGTGAGACGCATTAACTTAAGTAATGTAGTGTATTCTGTAGTATCGACTTAA
- a CDS encoding TIM barrel protein, with protein sequence MAKVYVGPAGVPMGLKGKRSTLDGIKYVKDIGLNAMEVEFVRGVRMSITDAENAGKLAREIGVRLSIHAPYFINLCSDKDSTVEASIKRLMESLERGEAMGATVVVFHPAYYGKLGPEGCYNAVRESVMRVIELMGKEGISHVKLGLEVMARRSQFGGLEETFKLVKEINNPQVVAVVDWGHIYARNGGSIDYKAILNMWREYFGNQPMHTHFTAVKYRRGEWVDEHEPIDTNNPPFEPLAQELAKEDLDITIICESPLLEQDALKMRDMLLKYGNTMA encoded by the coding sequence ATGGCTAAAGTCTACGTGGGGCCGGCTGGAGTACCAATGGGTTTAAAGGGTAAGAGGAGTACATTGGATGGGATTAAGTATGTTAAAGATATTGGGTTAAACGCCATGGAGGTTGAGTTCGTTAGGGGAGTTAGAATGAGTATCACTGACGCTGAGAATGCTGGGAAATTGGCTAGGGAAATTGGGGTTAGGTTATCGATTCACGCACCATACTTCATAAACCTATGCAGTGATAAGGATAGTACCGTTGAGGCAAGCATTAAGAGGCTGATGGAATCCCTGGAGAGGGGGGAGGCTATGGGGGCTACGGTAGTGGTCTTCCACCCAGCCTACTACGGTAAATTAGGCCCTGAGGGATGCTATAATGCAGTGAGGGAATCCGTAATGAGGGTAATTGAATTAATGGGTAAGGAGGGGATTAGCCACGTTAAACTTGGCTTAGAGGTAATGGCTAGGAGGAGCCAATTCGGTGGACTTGAGGAGACTTTTAAGCTTGTTAAGGAGATCAATAACCCTCAAGTGGTGGCTGTGGTGGATTGGGGACACATATATGCTAGGAATGGGGGAAGTATAGATTATAAGGCTATATTAAACATGTGGAGGGAGTACTTCGGTAATCAACCAATGCACACCCACTTCACCGCCGTTAAGTATAGGAGGGGGGAGTGGGTTGATGAACATGAACCAATAGACACTAATAACCCACCCTTTGAACCTTTAGCCCAGGAATTGGCTAAGGAGGATTTGGATATAACAATAATATGTGAATCACCCCTACTGGAGCAGGATGCATTAAAAATGAGGGATATGCTACTTAAGTACGGCAACACCATGGCTTAG
- the cca gene encoding CCA tRNA nucleotidyltransferase has protein sequence MPNVEDIVKEALRIVTPSQSEVKVINDTASEVMHILEGMLHKLGLEAEVTLQGSIAHGTWLPGDRDIDVFLIFPHNEKYINLVKSGELVRSLAAAISEMGISWVMNYAQHPYLTLTYNGFNIDVVPCIRIRPGEKPVTAADRTPLHTLYLRGRLSGLEDDVRLLKLMMKRINVYGAEVKVQGFSGYLTELITLAYGGFINTLKAASRWIPFKVKIILEPSKQVNFNAPLVVIDPVDPGRNAAAAVSLDSMAIFIAASRRFLKKPSMVFFTNSAQSPSESLTLTTPTLILYGEYPKGYVEDIIWGQLRRIASTIWSTVSSSGFKPIDIGLYTPQDNYIVVMLTVEEPELPEYEIHMGPPVWTDEAEAFIEKYLNASNVVGPFIRNGRWFVIRPRRIKSIKEAVAKSLKTVRGSVVKDSLLKGRVVLLRDASQVNELPVELRGIALTFMGKRPHWLT, from the coding sequence GTGCCTAATGTTGAGGATATTGTTAAGGAGGCCCTTAGGATCGTTACCCCCAGTCAGAGTGAGGTTAAGGTAATTAACGATACTGCCTCAGAGGTAATGCATATACTTGAGGGGATGCTGCATAAATTAGGCCTTGAGGCTGAGGTTACTTTACAGGGTTCTATTGCCCACGGTACTTGGCTACCTGGGGATAGGGATATTGATGTTTTCTTAATTTTCCCACACAATGAGAAGTACATTAACCTTGTTAAGTCAGGGGAATTGGTGAGGAGCCTAGCCGCGGCGATTTCAGAAATGGGTATAAGCTGGGTCATGAATTACGCTCAACACCCCTACTTAACGTTAACCTACAATGGCTTTAACATTGACGTAGTTCCATGCATTAGGATTAGGCCTGGTGAAAAACCAGTAACAGCCGCTGATAGAACCCCCCTCCACACACTTTACTTAAGGGGTAGGTTAAGTGGCCTTGAGGATGATGTTAGGTTACTTAAGTTAATGATGAAGAGGATTAACGTCTATGGCGCCGAGGTTAAGGTTCAAGGCTTCAGCGGTTACTTGACTGAATTAATCACGTTAGCCTACGGGGGCTTCATAAATACTCTTAAGGCAGCCTCAAGGTGGATCCCATTCAAGGTTAAGATAATTCTTGAACCATCAAAGCAAGTTAACTTTAATGCACCATTAGTTGTCATTGATCCAGTTGACCCAGGTAGGAATGCTGCTGCAGCCGTCTCCCTAGACTCAATGGCGATCTTCATAGCAGCATCCAGGCGTTTCCTTAAGAAACCAAGCATGGTTTTCTTCACCAACAGTGCTCAATCACCCTCAGAATCATTAACACTAACCACACCAACATTAATCCTGTATGGTGAGTACCCTAAGGGTTACGTGGAGGATATTATTTGGGGTCAATTAAGGAGGATTGCATCAACAATATGGAGTACTGTGAGTAGCAGTGGCTTTAAACCAATTGACATAGGCCTCTATACGCCGCAGGACAATTACATTGTAGTAATGCTTACTGTTGAGGAACCTGAGTTACCTGAGTATGAAATACACATGGGTCCCCCTGTTTGGACTGATGAGGCTGAGGCATTCATTGAGAAGTACCTTAACGCCAGTAATGTGGTTGGCCCATTCATAAGGAATGGAAGGTGGTTTGTGATTAGGCCTAGAAGGATTAAGAGTATTAAGGAAGCCGTGGCCAAGAGTCTTAAGACTGTTAGAGGCAGTGTTGTTAAGGATTCCCTACTTAAGGGTCGTGTAGTTTTACTACGTGATGCTAGTCAAGTTAATGAGCTACCAGTGGAGTTAAGGGGCATTGCGTTAACCTTCATGGGTAAGAGGCCTCACTGGCTTACCTAA
- a CDS encoding TrpB-like pyridoxal phosphate-dependent enzyme has translation MGKSLSQYRVDLPPDEIPDHWYNILADLPEPLPPPQDPDNGRRLELLKKVIPSEPLGFEFSTERFIKIPDEVRERYIQVGRPTPLIRARRFEEYLDAPVKIYLKMEGYTYTGSHKINSALAWVYYALKDGARLVTTETGAGQWGAAVALASALFKVKAHIFMVKASYNAKPLRRFQMQMYGADVHASPSELTEFGRRLLKENPNHPGSLGVAITEAAEYALNNGGKYVVGSVINTDILFKTVAGLEAKRQLELIGEDPDVMIGVVGGGSNWGGAFYPFMGDELRSGRVRRRYIAVGASEVPKVTKGVYKYDDPDTGRVLPQLKMYTIGSDFIPPPIYAGGLRYHAVAPTLSYLMSKGYVEGRDYDQDTVFKMAQVFAQVEGYIPAPETAHTLPVIKEIADEAKRTGERKVILVSFSGHGLLDLGNFADVLGFGKA, from the coding sequence TTGGGTAAGTCACTAAGCCAGTATAGGGTAGACCTACCTCCAGATGAAATCCCAGATCACTGGTACAATATACTCGCTGATCTTCCTGAACCACTCCCACCGCCTCAGGATCCTGATAATGGGAGGAGACTTGAATTGCTTAAGAAAGTCATACCCTCTGAGCCCCTAGGCTTCGAATTCTCCACGGAAAGATTCATTAAAATACCTGATGAGGTGCGTGAAAGGTATATCCAGGTTGGTAGACCAACACCATTGATTAGGGCTAGGAGGTTTGAGGAGTACTTGGATGCCCCAGTTAAAATATACCTTAAAATGGAGGGTTATACTTACACGGGGAGTCATAAGATTAACTCAGCCTTAGCCTGGGTCTACTATGCGCTTAAGGATGGTGCGAGATTAGTCACCACTGAGACTGGGGCTGGGCAATGGGGTGCTGCGGTTGCCTTGGCTTCAGCCTTATTTAAGGTTAAGGCACACATATTCATGGTTAAGGCAAGCTACAACGCCAAGCCGCTTAGGAGGTTCCAAATGCAGATGTATGGAGCCGACGTTCATGCAAGCCCCAGTGAATTAACGGAATTCGGAAGGAGGCTACTGAAGGAGAATCCCAATCACCCAGGTAGCCTAGGTGTAGCCATAACCGAGGCCGCGGAGTACGCGCTTAATAATGGTGGTAAGTACGTTGTCGGCAGTGTTATAAACACTGACATATTATTTAAGACTGTTGCTGGACTTGAGGCTAAGAGGCAGCTTGAGTTAATAGGCGAGGACCCTGATGTAATGATAGGGGTAGTGGGTGGTGGTAGTAATTGGGGTGGGGCCTTTTACCCATTCATGGGTGATGAACTCAGAAGCGGGAGGGTTAGACGGAGGTATATCGCCGTAGGCGCCTCTGAGGTGCCTAAGGTTACTAAAGGCGTCTACAAGTATGATGACCCAGACACAGGTAGGGTTCTACCACAGTTGAAGATGTACACAATAGGCTCAGACTTCATTCCACCACCCATTTACGCAGGGGGGTTGCGTTATCATGCAGTTGCCCCAACCTTATCATACTTAATGAGCAAGGGTTACGTGGAGGGGAGGGATTATGACCAGGACACCGTGTTTAAGATGGCTCAAGTATTCGCACAGGTTGAAGGCTACATACCCGCACCAGAGACTGCGCATACTCTACCAGTAATTAAGGAGATTGCTGATGAAGCCAAGAGAACTGGTGAAAGAAAAGTCATATTAGTTAGCTTCAGTGGCCATGGCCTGCTTGACTTAGGTAACTTCGCTGATGTATTAGGGTTTGGAAAGGCATAA
- a CDS encoding MFS transporter translates to MSSTINKIALLNGMRTLGFSLIWPYIGLILYKLGLPFWLIGIYYSAQMLVNIVSQVIGGVLTDIMGRVKLMLIGNIGSSMVLILTYLLIRFNTMIVMVLLLAQSLFNSMFAVASSTIVGDLERGLGNLIRAYSRIRVGANAGWAIGPLISGYVMYYLGYSYVFLITALIALASTPLILMLRGLERKVVSFRLIRVNAPFALFLIPTILLFSTMGLLGFALTTYYNVVKHIEISDIGLVYALNGFMVVALQDRVGGFISRRDIRYWLVYGSLIYYISYGVIFMVSNIYEALLDMALVTTGEIIVSPIVQAIAMNMAESDKRGQYMGVFGLASNIGRTMGSVMSSEAMQYMINNPILLWQSLSSPALVASLIYLSLFKVNRRLINMTRQLH, encoded by the coding sequence ATGAGTTCAACAATAAATAAGATTGCGCTACTTAATGGGATGAGGACGCTTGGTTTCTCCCTCATCTGGCCGTACATAGGCTTAATATTGTATAAGTTGGGTTTACCATTCTGGTTAATCGGCATTTACTATAGTGCTCAGATGCTGGTTAACATTGTTTCACAGGTAATTGGTGGTGTTTTAACAGATATCATGGGTAGGGTTAAATTAATGCTTATTGGTAACATTGGGTCAAGTATGGTTCTCATATTAACTTACCTCCTAATTAGGTTTAATACCATGATAGTGATGGTATTACTGTTGGCTCAGTCATTATTCAACAGTATGTTTGCTGTGGCTAGTTCAACCATTGTAGGTGACCTTGAGAGAGGGTTAGGTAATTTAATTAGGGCCTACTCCAGGATTAGGGTGGGGGCTAATGCTGGTTGGGCCATTGGTCCATTAATAAGTGGTTACGTAATGTATTACTTGGGTTATAGTTACGTGTTCTTAATAACGGCATTAATTGCATTAGCCTCAACACCATTAATATTAATGCTAAGGGGATTAGAGAGGAAGGTGGTATCGTTTAGGTTAATTAGGGTTAATGCCCCATTTGCCCTATTCCTAATACCAACAATACTCCTCTTCTCAACAATGGGGTTACTTGGCTTCGCCTTAACAACATACTATAACGTTGTGAAGCATATTGAGATCTCAGACATAGGGCTTGTATACGCTCTTAACGGATTCATGGTTGTTGCCCTACAGGATAGGGTCGGTGGCTTCATATCAAGGAGGGATATTAGGTATTGGCTTGTTTACGGTTCATTAATCTACTATATTTCATATGGTGTAATATTCATGGTAAGTAACATCTATGAGGCATTACTGGACATGGCACTGGTAACCACGGGTGAAATCATTGTCTCACCCATAGTTCAGGCAATAGCCATGAATATGGCTGAAAGCGATAAGAGGGGCCAGTACATGGGTGTCTTCGGTTTAGCATCCAACATTGGTAGAACCATGGGTTCAGTAATGTCCAGTGAGGCTATGCAGTATATGATTAATAACCCGATCCTACTATGGCAATCCTTATCATCCCCAGCCCTAGTGGCTTCATTAATCTACCTAAGCCTATTTAAGGTTAACCGTAGGTTAATCAATATGACTAGGCAGCTTCATTAA
- a CDS encoding radical SAM protein, protein MAWASYRPDAVTIWREQAVRERLNWYYAVMRDLAPAKFHIAARIEAPNDYVSMDDAELWRIHDELGHTFDEEWMQQRERPDTSLVWKDLPQASFLDVKIELARRQLRHCMLCERRCGVDRTIKRGACLLNAKARVASFFHHMGEEAPLVPSGTVFFTGCNFRCVYCQNWDISQRPENGVEVTPGELAAIQAKLREDGARNINWVGGEPTPSIPFILESLKILAKRRINVPQLWNSNMYLTPESLSLILHVMDIWLPDFKYGNNACALRYSVAPRYWDVTTRNLSVICKRGEDIIIRHLVLPSHVNCCTKPVLRWIAENCKRALVNIMDQYHPDYLVSSSKYMEMNRLVSKREMGEAYQYADELGLVWRPIS, encoded by the coding sequence GTGGCTTGGGCCTCCTACAGGCCCGATGCAGTAACAATATGGAGAGAACAGGCAGTGCGGGAGAGGCTAAACTGGTATTACGCAGTTATGCGTGACTTAGCACCGGCGAAGTTTCACATAGCGGCTAGGATAGAGGCCCCTAATGATTACGTATCCATGGATGACGCGGAGCTGTGGAGGATTCATGATGAGCTTGGGCATACCTTCGATGAGGAGTGGATGCAGCAGAGGGAGCGACCGGATACCTCACTGGTGTGGAAGGACCTGCCTCAAGCCTCCTTCCTCGACGTCAAGATAGAGCTGGCTAGAAGACAGTTGAGGCATTGTATGCTATGTGAGAGGAGGTGTGGTGTGGATAGAACCATCAAGCGTGGAGCCTGCCTCCTAAACGCCAAGGCCCGTGTGGCAAGCTTCTTCCACCACATGGGGGAGGAGGCACCACTAGTGCCCTCTGGCACAGTGTTTTTCACTGGCTGCAACTTCCGCTGCGTTTACTGTCAGAACTGGGATATATCGCAGAGACCTGAGAATGGTGTTGAGGTCACGCCAGGGGAATTAGCCGCTATCCAAGCTAAGTTGAGGGAAGATGGGGCACGTAACATTAACTGGGTTGGTGGTGAACCAACCCCCAGCATCCCATTCATCTTAGAGTCGTTGAAGATTCTCGCTAAGCGAAGAATTAATGTACCCCAGCTTTGGAACTCCAACATGTATCTAACACCAGAGAGCTTAAGCTTGATACTACACGTCATGGATATATGGCTCCCAGACTTCAAATATGGAAACAATGCCTGTGCCCTGAGGTATTCTGTGGCTCCCCGTTACTGGGATGTGACCACGAGGAATCTCTCAGTAATATGTAAAAGAGGGGAGGATATCATTATACGTCACCTAGTGCTCCCAAGCCACGTCAACTGTTGCACGAAGCCCGTGCTCCGATGGATAGCGGAGAATTGCAAGAGGGCTCTCGTTAATATAATGGATCAGTATCATCCCGATTACTTAGTCTCATCATCTAAATACATGGAGATGAACAGATTAGTCTCAAAGAGGGAAATGGGGGAGGCCTATCAATATGCTGATGAACTCGGACTAGTCTGGAGACCGATTAGTTGA
- a CDS encoding aconitase X catalytic domain-containing protein: MHVSSEDERLLKEGGYLAKALETVIKVGEAVKADRLLDVDTVHVSGVSYLTIGDAGLEFLRDISSSGARFRVFTTVNPAGVEYGNLNLPVNEAFIRRQMEIIDYLRRMGASLWLTCTPYEFIRPQPGSIHAWGESNAIAYINSVNDAYTEKLPGPFTIMIAIAGKVPRFGLYVEENRVPKVIVKVNARLTPVKAGLLGRITAGKLKGEVPFIDYDNWDKQLLKSFLASYATYSPTPLAVIKGINPNWRRYLSMVDKPDSITIDDAELRYEQPIEYDALFIGCPHASLEEVMSIVKVLEKHGYRRLAKPLIVSTSRFIKSTLSPELINKLKEANVYLITDTCPMVSPILQGLGIRSVATPSSKAIFYLPRLVNVNAMPCSIEDCLESELSNH; this comes from the coding sequence GTGCATGTTAGTAGTGAGGATGAGAGGCTACTAAAGGAGGGTGGGTACTTGGCTAAGGCCCTGGAGACCGTTATTAAGGTTGGTGAGGCTGTTAAGGCTGATAGGCTGCTTGACGTTGACACAGTGCACGTTAGTGGTGTTAGCTACTTAACTATTGGTGACGCTGGCTTAGAGTTCCTTAGGGATATTTCAAGTAGTGGAGCCAGGTTCAGAGTCTTCACAACAGTTAACCCTGCTGGGGTTGAGTACGGTAACCTGAATCTACCTGTTAATGAGGCCTTTATTAGGAGGCAAATGGAGATTATTGATTACTTGAGAAGAATGGGTGCTAGCCTTTGGTTAACCTGCACCCCATATGAATTCATTAGGCCTCAACCCGGTTCAATACATGCATGGGGTGAATCCAATGCTATAGCCTACATTAACTCAGTTAATGACGCCTACACTGAGAAGCTTCCTGGGCCATTCACCATAATGATTGCCATAGCAGGTAAGGTACCTAGGTTTGGGCTCTACGTTGAGGAGAATAGGGTACCTAAGGTTATTGTTAAGGTTAATGCAAGGCTCACCCCAGTTAAGGCTGGGTTACTTGGAAGGATTACTGCAGGTAAGTTGAAGGGTGAAGTACCGTTTATTGATTACGATAATTGGGATAAGCAGTTACTTAAGTCATTCCTAGCCAGCTACGCAACCTACTCCCCAACCCCACTGGCCGTGATTAAGGGTATTAACCCTAATTGGCGTAGGTACTTAAGCATGGTTGATAAACCCGATTCAATAACCATTGATGATGCTGAGTTAAGGTATGAACAGCCCATTGAATACGATGCATTATTCATAGGATGCCCCCACGCAAGCCTAGAGGAGGTAATGAGCATTGTTAAGGTTCTTGAGAAGCATGGTTACAGGAGGTTGGCGAAACCCCTCATAGTGTCAACCTCAAGGTTCATTAAAAGCACCCTAAGCCCTGAATTAATTAATAAGCTTAAGGAGGCTAACGTATACTTAATCACCGATACCTGCCCCATGGTGTCACCTATACTTCAGGGGTTAGGTATTAGGAGTGTGGCAACGCCGTCGTCTAAGGCTATATTTTACCTACCTAGGCTGGTGAATGTTAACGCCATGCCATGCAGTATTGAGGATTGTTTAGAAAGTGAATTAAGCAACCACTGA
- a CDS encoding flavin reductase family protein — protein MKEVDPSLVHYVLYPSTVPIIAAKSGNDADAMPAVWTTTVSLKPPLIMTAIAPERYTYKLIRESGYFTVNLMDFSKVSALAFIGDVSARFIGNKLELAGIKLIPARKVPSVIIDGASAVVECRVSRVIDVGGDHDIFIGKVINVMVNDDFTDGGWRLEDYRPILYVGRTHRPSPVMRRFTTVGQVINVEYAKGMRNPVEERRRAQELAKEIIKEYAGKLGKDPRNATYILLDTIRNMLSDNWEV, from the coding sequence ATGAAGGAGGTTGACCCTTCACTGGTGCATTACGTACTATACCCATCTACTGTCCCTATAATAGCTGCTAAGTCCGGCAATGATGCTGATGCAATGCCTGCCGTTTGGACAACCACTGTTTCATTAAAGCCCCCATTAATCATGACGGCGATAGCCCCTGAGAGATATACGTATAAGTTGATTAGGGAGAGTGGGTACTTCACTGTTAATCTCATGGACTTTAGCAAAGTCAGTGCGTTAGCATTTATTGGTGATGTATCAGCAAGGTTTATTGGTAATAAACTTGAGCTTGCAGGCATTAAGTTGATTCCAGCCCGTAAGGTGCCTAGTGTAATTATTGATGGTGCATCTGCAGTAGTAGAGTGTAGGGTGAGTAGGGTGATTGATGTAGGTGGTGATCACGACATATTCATAGGTAAGGTGATTAACGTAATGGTTAATGATGACTTCACTGATGGTGGTTGGAGGCTTGAGGATTACAGGCCCATACTCTACGTGGGCAGAACCCATAGACCTAGCCCCGTTATGAGAAGGTTCACAACTGTTGGTCAAGTCATTAATGTGGAGTATGCGAAGGGAATGCGGAATCCAGTTGAGGAGAGGAGGAGGGCTCAGGAATTAGCTAAGGAGATTATTAAGGAGTATGCGGGTAAACTAGGTAAAGACCCTAGGAATGCGACATACATTCTCCTAGACACCATAAGAAACATGCTTTCAGATAATTGGGAAGTATAG